One genomic region from Planctomycetota bacterium encodes:
- a CDS encoding S8 family serine peptidase, giving the protein MWILEAEPGAPAPRLEKAVAADAFEWIESDGVARAGAEPNDPCYPAQWHLRTLDGPAAWALAAGREPAILAVVDSGVDPAHPDLRGALVPGWNFLRETRDTSDVLGHGTSVAGTAAAAANNAVGGAGVAPGVRVMPLVALDANNWASYSDIARAIVYAADHGARVINVSLGGTSPSFGLDRAIEYAWGRGCLVVASAMNTGDSTPHYPAASPRALAVSATTAADTLAGFSTTGDWIDFSGPGVSILTTAAGGRYAWRHGTSFAAPMVSGTLALMLAVRPRASAEELVALLAESAEDLGAPGPDPYFGRGRVHARRAVERASAGPPGTKH; this is encoded by the coding sequence GTGTGGATTCTCGAGGCGGAACCGGGCGCCCCGGCGCCGCGCCTCGAAAAAGCGGTCGCCGCGGACGCCTTCGAATGGATCGAGTCCGACGGAGTCGCCCGGGCCGGCGCCGAGCCCAACGACCCCTGCTATCCGGCCCAGTGGCACCTTCGCACCCTCGACGGGCCCGCCGCCTGGGCGCTCGCGGCGGGCCGCGAACCGGCGATCCTGGCCGTCGTGGACTCGGGCGTGGATCCCGCGCATCCGGACCTGCGCGGAGCCCTGGTTCCCGGCTGGAACTTCCTGAGGGAAACGCGGGACACCTCGGACGTGCTGGGGCACGGCACGTCCGTCGCCGGAACGGCCGCGGCCGCGGCGAACAACGCCGTGGGCGGCGCGGGCGTCGCCCCCGGCGTCCGCGTGATGCCCCTCGTGGCGCTCGACGCGAACAACTGGGCCTCTTATTCGGACATCGCCCGCGCCATCGTCTACGCCGCCGACCACGGGGCGCGCGTCATCAACGTGAGCCTGGGCGGGACCAGCCCGTCCTTCGGCCTGGACCGGGCGATCGAGTACGCCTGGGGCCGGGGATGCCTGGTCGTCGCCAGCGCCATGAACACGGGCGACTCCACCCCCCACTATCCGGCGGCTTCGCCGCGCGCCCTGGCGGTCTCGGCCACCACCGCCGCCGACACCCTGGCGGGGTTTTCGACGACCGGCGACTGGATCGATTTCAGCGGGCCGGGCGTCTCGATCCTCACGACCGCCGCCGGCGGCCGCTACGCCTGGCGCCATGGAACGTCGTTCGCCGCGCCCATGGTTTCCGGAACGCTCGCCCTGATGCTGGCCGTCCGCCCGCGCGCCTCGGCCGAGGAACTCGTCGCCCTCCTGGCCGAGTCGGCGGAGGATCTGGGAGCGCCGGGGCCGGACCCGTACTTCGGCCGCGGGCGCGTCCACGCCCGCCGCGCGGTGGAGCGGGCCTCCGCCGGGCCGCCGGGGACAAAACATTGA
- a CDS encoding FAD-dependent oxidoreductase: MADRRYDVAIIGAGIIGASVAYHLARRGCRDVAVLEKEPAAGTGSTAKAAGGIRAQFSSEINVRLSLLSLPDFERFPEEMGVPTTFHQAGYLWIATRPDDLRLFERNASLHRRLGMNVELLDARGVAARAPFARTDDVLGGAFHGRDGYGSPADFLQGYVARARDLGVTFLYGHEVLGREGGTLRTSAGPVRAARAVLAAGAWSGRVGRALGCEIPVEPVRRQCFVTQPLPELPHPVPMTIDFATGVYLHSESGGLLVGRAEWEEPPGFNETPDDGFVERTAALAVRRVPILERAEVRTVWAGLYEVTPDHHPVLGPVGPGLYAACGFSGHGVMHAPAAGRLLAELLTEGKTSLDISCLRLERFREGKLIRETNVL; encoded by the coding sequence ATGGCGGACCGCCGCTACGACGTGGCCATCATCGGCGCGGGAATCATCGGCGCGTCCGTCGCGTACCACCTCGCCCGCCGCGGCTGCCGCGACGTGGCGGTCCTCGAAAAAGAGCCCGCCGCCGGAACCGGATCCACCGCCAAGGCGGCCGGAGGCATCCGCGCCCAGTTCTCCAGCGAAATCAACGTGCGCCTGTCGCTTCTGTCCCTGCCGGACTTCGAACGCTTTCCGGAGGAAATGGGGGTCCCCACGACCTTCCATCAGGCGGGCTACCTCTGGATCGCGACGCGCCCCGACGACCTGCGCCTCTTCGAACGCAACGCGTCCCTCCACCGGCGGCTCGGTATGAACGTGGAACTTCTGGACGCCCGCGGAGTGGCCGCCCGCGCCCCCTTCGCCAGGACGGACGACGTCCTCGGCGGCGCCTTCCACGGCCGCGACGGATACGGCTCGCCGGCGGACTTCCTTCAGGGATACGTGGCCCGCGCGCGCGACCTGGGCGTGACCTTTCTCTACGGCCACGAAGTCCTCGGCCGCGAGGGCGGGACGCTTCGGACGAGCGCCGGACCCGTCCGCGCGGCGCGCGCGGTTCTGGCCGCCGGCGCCTGGTCGGGCCGCGTGGGCCGCGCCCTGGGCTGCGAGATCCCCGTGGAACCTGTCCGCCGGCAATGCTTCGTCACGCAGCCGCTTCCCGAGCTGCCTCATCCCGTCCCCATGACGATCGATTTCGCCACCGGGGTCTACCTCCACAGCGAGTCGGGCGGCCTCCTCGTGGGACGCGCCGAATGGGAAGAGCCCCCCGGCTTCAACGAAACCCCGGACGACGGGTTCGTGGAACGCACGGCGGCTCTCGCCGTCCGCCGCGTGCCGATCCTGGAACGCGCGGAAGTCCGCACCGTCTGGGCGGGCCTGTACGAGGTCACCCCGGACCACCACCCCGTGCTCGGACCCGTCGGCCCCGGGCTCTACGCCGCCTGCGGATTCAGCGGCCACGGCGTCATGCACGCCCCCGCGGCCGGCCGCCTCCTGGCGGAACTCCTCACGGAGGGAAAGACCTCGCTCGACATTTCCTGCCTGCGGCTCGAACGCTTCCGCGAAGGCAAACTCATTCGGGAAACCAACGTCCTCTGA
- the fmt gene encoding methionyl-tRNA formyltransferase — protein sequence MNIVFFGTSGFAVPALEKLLASPHRVMAVVTQPDRPAGRGRELQASPVKEAAAARGVFLYQPENCNEYEFLRELRALSPDVIVVAAYGQKLGNEILQLPRFYCLNIHPSLLPKYRGAEPVARAILQGETHTGVAITKMVEKLDAGPILGITRVPIPPEATTPEMEDRLAEIGADLLLEVLQAVQERRAVEVPQDEREATYAKKFDKGEGRIDWRKPARKIQDFVRALIPYPVAFSHLGGRQRILFYKVRGQRYPEKPSHRPGTILAVDKDSFRVACGDGDVTVLELQPENKRRMTAAEFISGYQPKAGQFFA from the coding sequence ATGAACATCGTTTTTTTCGGAACGTCCGGGTTCGCCGTGCCGGCGCTCGAAAAGCTCCTGGCGTCTCCCCATCGCGTGATGGCCGTGGTGACCCAGCCCGACCGGCCCGCCGGCCGGGGACGCGAGCTCCAGGCCAGCCCCGTCAAGGAAGCGGCCGCGGCGCGGGGCGTCTTCCTCTACCAGCCCGAAAACTGCAACGAGTACGAGTTCCTGCGGGAACTGCGGGCGCTTTCGCCGGACGTCATCGTCGTGGCCGCGTACGGGCAGAAGCTCGGCAACGAGATCCTCCAGCTCCCGCGCTTCTACTGCCTGAACATCCATCCCTCCCTTCTGCCCAAGTACCGGGGAGCCGAACCCGTGGCCCGCGCCATCCTCCAGGGCGAAACCCATACGGGCGTGGCGATCACGAAAATGGTGGAGAAGCTGGACGCCGGCCCCATCCTCGGAATCACCCGCGTCCCCATCCCGCCGGAGGCCACGACTCCGGAGATGGAGGACCGCCTCGCCGAGATCGGGGCCGATCTGCTTCTGGAGGTCCTCCAGGCGGTCCAGGAACGCCGGGCCGTCGAAGTGCCGCAGGACGAGCGGGAGGCCACCTACGCCAAAAAGTTCGATAAGGGCGAAGGACGCATCGACTGGCGCAAGCCCGCCCGGAAAATCCAGGACTTCGTGCGCGCGCTGATCCCCTACCCGGTCGCCTTCAGCCACCTGGGAGGCCGCCAGCGGATCCTCTTCTACAAGGTCCGCGGCCAGCGCTACCCGGAAAAGCCTTCCCACCGTCCCGGCACGATTCTGGCTGTGGACAAGGACTCGTTCCGGGTGGCCTGCGGAGACGGCGACGTGACCGTTCTCGAGCTTCAACCGGAAAACAAGCGCCGCATGACGGCCGCCGAGTTCATCAGCGGCTACCAGCCCAAGGCCGGACAATTCTTCGCCTGA
- the mfd gene encoding transcription-repair coupling factor, with protein MSVSPALERIDAALAGGGSVRVGGAWGSSYALLAARVPRPALVLVPTPVEAEQAVEDFACFEARAELHRGLRDAERFRAGEIDLLVAALPAALAPLPAPRRVEAARWTLVPGMPFDLQEAARRLVEARYERAAAVERPGEFAVRGGLLDLYPPTADRPLRVELLGNAVESVRAFDPASQLSTEALARAEISLVPLDAPGEATLLDYLPARAAVVLKEPAELEQRSPGWARAWPEGARRATLSISALPQPEAENLRIRSLQRFSGVLARVEEELAAVRRGRTVVFCANEGEERRLRELVRFPVEIRRGRLGQGFVFEEIDATFVSHHELFNRYRLRRGPVRRAETRPIDALLEIGPGDLVVHVTHGIGRFVGIDRRDGKEFLAIEYAGGARLFVPVTNLDLVQKYVGGGEAAPALSVLGGAAWGAAKARAEQAVEKLAREMLRVQALREMELGTAFPPDPEWQREFEAAFPYEETEDQLRVAEEIARDMHSPRPMDRLVCGDVGYGKTELAMRAAFRAVLAHKQVAVLVPTTVLAQQHGQTFRERMADYPIRIEVLSRFRSRADQARVVRDLAEGRVDIVIGTHRLLQPDVRFRDLGLVVVDEEQRFGVEHKEFLKRLRATVDVLTLTATPIPRTLHMALLGIRDISALTTPPQDRLAIQTEILPYDERRIREGILRELERGGQVYFVHNRVHSIDEVRRRLEFLVPEARFAVGHGQMDEEELERTMVRFLEREVDVLVCTTIIESGLDIPNVNTIFIDQADLFGLADLHQLRGRVGRYTVQAYCYLLLPRDRPIVPQARKRLKAIEEFQELGAGFKIALRDLEIRGVGNLLGREQHGHIAAVGYDLYCKLLEKAVRRARREPVAEPLETHVDLGEPAWVPEEYVPDVRTRIEVYRRLTGCRSEEDLEAAARELEDRFGAPPEPVRNFLRSVRVKLRAARWDLASLARGREGLVAKYRDRRKAEALRRRRPEAVRLVDEETLLIVDGDPAALLAPPEKEGDGG; from the coding sequence GTGTCCGTCTCCCCGGCGCTGGAGCGGATCGACGCGGCGCTGGCCGGCGGGGGCTCCGTGCGGGTCGGCGGCGCATGGGGATCCTCGTATGCCCTCCTGGCCGCCCGGGTGCCCCGTCCGGCGCTGGTTCTCGTCCCCACGCCCGTCGAGGCCGAACAGGCGGTGGAGGACTTCGCCTGTTTCGAGGCGCGCGCCGAGCTTCACCGGGGCCTTCGGGACGCCGAGCGCTTCCGGGCCGGGGAGATCGATCTTCTCGTGGCGGCGCTGCCGGCCGCCCTGGCGCCGCTGCCTGCGCCCCGCCGGGTCGAGGCGGCCCGCTGGACCCTCGTCCCCGGAATGCCCTTCGACCTCCAGGAGGCCGCGCGGCGGCTCGTCGAGGCGCGCTACGAGCGCGCGGCCGCCGTCGAGCGGCCCGGCGAGTTCGCGGTCCGCGGGGGCCTTCTCGATCTCTATCCGCCGACCGCGGATCGGCCCCTGCGCGTCGAGCTTCTGGGCAACGCCGTCGAGTCCGTGCGGGCGTTCGACCCGGCCTCCCAGCTTTCCACGGAGGCGCTGGCGCGGGCGGAGATCAGCCTGGTTCCCCTGGATGCTCCCGGGGAGGCGACGCTCCTGGATTATCTGCCGGCCCGCGCGGCGGTCGTCCTGAAGGAGCCCGCCGAGCTGGAGCAGCGGTCGCCGGGGTGGGCGCGCGCCTGGCCTGAAGGGGCGCGCCGGGCGACCCTTTCGATCTCGGCGCTTCCGCAGCCGGAAGCGGAGAACCTCCGGATCCGGTCGCTTCAGCGGTTCAGCGGGGTTCTCGCGCGCGTCGAGGAGGAGCTGGCCGCCGTCCGCCGCGGACGGACCGTCGTCTTCTGCGCCAACGAAGGCGAGGAGCGCCGGCTGCGCGAGCTCGTGCGCTTTCCGGTGGAGATCCGCCGGGGCCGTCTGGGCCAGGGCTTCGTCTTCGAGGAGATCGACGCCACGTTCGTTTCGCATCACGAGCTTTTCAACCGGTACCGGCTGCGCCGGGGCCCGGTCCGCCGGGCCGAGACGCGCCCGATCGACGCGCTGCTCGAAATCGGCCCCGGCGATCTCGTGGTCCATGTAACCCACGGGATCGGGCGCTTCGTCGGCATCGACCGCCGGGACGGGAAGGAGTTCCTCGCGATCGAGTACGCCGGCGGGGCGCGCCTTTTCGTGCCGGTGACGAACCTGGACCTCGTGCAGAAGTACGTGGGCGGGGGCGAGGCGGCGCCGGCGCTTTCGGTCCTGGGAGGCGCCGCCTGGGGAGCCGCCAAGGCGCGGGCCGAGCAGGCGGTCGAAAAGCTCGCCCGGGAGATGCTGCGGGTGCAGGCGTTGCGGGAGATGGAGCTCGGCACGGCGTTCCCGCCGGACCCCGAGTGGCAGCGGGAGTTCGAGGCGGCCTTTCCCTATGAGGAGACGGAGGATCAGCTCCGGGTGGCGGAGGAGATCGCGCGGGACATGCACTCCCCGCGTCCGATGGACCGCCTCGTCTGCGGGGACGTGGGGTACGGGAAGACCGAGCTGGCGATGCGGGCCGCCTTTCGGGCCGTCCTGGCCCACAAGCAGGTGGCCGTGCTCGTGCCGACCACGGTCCTGGCCCAGCAGCACGGCCAGACGTTCCGGGAGCGCATGGCGGACTACCCGATCCGGATCGAGGTGCTCTCGCGCTTCCGCTCGCGCGCGGATCAGGCGCGGGTGGTGCGGGATCTGGCGGAAGGACGGGTCGATATCGTCATCGGCACCCACCGGCTGCTCCAGCCGGATGTGCGCTTCAGGGATCTGGGGCTGGTCGTCGTGGACGAGGAGCAGCGCTTCGGCGTCGAGCACAAGGAGTTCCTCAAGCGGCTCCGCGCGACGGTGGACGTTCTGACGCTCACGGCGACGCCGATTCCGCGGACGCTCCACATGGCGCTCCTGGGGATCCGGGACATTTCGGCGCTGACCACGCCGCCGCAGGACCGGCTGGCGATCCAGACGGAGATTCTTCCCTACGACGAGCGCCGGATCCGGGAGGGGATCCTGCGGGAGCTGGAGCGCGGCGGGCAGGTGTACTTCGTCCACAACCGGGTGCACTCGATCGACGAGGTCCGACGGCGCCTGGAGTTTCTGGTCCCGGAGGCGCGGTTCGCCGTGGGGCACGGCCAGATGGACGAGGAGGAGCTGGAGCGCACGATGGTGCGCTTCCTGGAGCGCGAGGTGGACGTCCTGGTCTGCACAACGATCATCGAGAGCGGACTCGACATTCCGAACGTCAACACGATCTTCATCGATCAGGCGGATCTCTTCGGCCTGGCGGATCTCCACCAGCTTCGGGGCCGCGTGGGGCGCTATACGGTGCAGGCCTATTGCTACCTGCTCCTGCCGCGGGACCGGCCGATCGTGCCGCAGGCGCGCAAGCGGCTCAAGGCGATCGAGGAATTCCAGGAGCTGGGAGCGGGCTTCAAGATCGCGCTGCGGGATCTCGAGATCCGGGGCGTGGGGAACCTGCTGGGCCGGGAGCAGCACGGCCACATCGCGGCGGTCGGATACGATCTCTACTGCAAGCTGCTGGAGAAGGCGGTGCGGCGGGCGCGCCGGGAGCCCGTGGCGGAGCCTCTGGAGACGCACGTCGATCTCGGGGAGCCGGCCTGGGTGCCGGAGGAATACGTGCCGGACGTGCGCACGCGGATCGAGGTCTACCGCCGCCTGACGGGATGCCGGTCGGAGGAGGATCTGGAGGCGGCGGCGCGGGAGCTGGAGGACCGCTTCGGCGCGCCTCCGGAGCCGGTGCGCAACTTTCTCCGGTCGGTGAGGGTAAAACTGCGGGCGGCGCGCTGGGATCTGGCGTCGCTGGCGCGGGGACGGGAGGGCCTCGTGGCCAAATACCGGGATCGCCGCAAGGCCGAGGCGCTCCGCCGGCGCCGTCCGGAGGCCGTGCGCCTCGTGGACGAGGAGACGCTGCTCATCGTGGACGGCGACCCGGCGGCGCTCCTGGCGCCTCCGGAAAAGGAAGGAGACGGCGGATGA
- a CDS encoding sulfatase, with product MRRFAGGLAAALLAGGCAGRGGDVAPEARRPNVLFILTDDQRWDTVGLSGRSVVPTPHIDRLGREGVYFRNAFCTTSLCSPSRASILSGLYAHAHGVMDNFTEYPEALPTWPRALQEAGYETAYVGKYHMGEDNDDRRPGFDFFVTHRGQGKYWDTEFRENGGERRVLRGYYTHVVTELAERWIRGRRGDRPWALLLGHKAPHSFYVPEPRYERAFDGVDVRYPESAFRLDDNPSWYRDRLDTWHGMYGPLFDFRKKWPDRSPEGVAAFAAMTRAYWATIRSVDDSVGRLLRLLQERGELDRTIVVFTADNGLLNGEHGMVDKRTMHEPSIRVPLLVRYPGLTPPSRPRIVDEMVLTVDFAPSLLELCGLKAPERLHGRSWVRLARGEKDPSWRRSFLYCYNYEKQFPYTPNIRGVRTARWKYVRYPRGDGRTDSHPPELFDLERDPEEVVNVAADPRHTGTIRELEAELARLLAETGADPDRMPRDEGIRKELPDPRIR from the coding sequence ATGAGACGGTTCGCGGGAGGGTTGGCGGCGGCGCTTCTGGCCGGCGGGTGCGCGGGACGCGGCGGCGACGTCGCTCCGGAGGCCCGGCGGCCGAACGTGCTTTTCATTCTGACCGACGACCAGCGGTGGGACACCGTGGGGCTGAGCGGACGGTCGGTCGTGCCGACGCCCCACATCGACCGCCTGGGCCGCGAGGGGGTCTATTTCCGGAACGCCTTCTGCACGACCTCGCTCTGCTCGCCGAGCCGGGCGTCGATCCTGAGCGGGCTGTACGCCCACGCCCACGGGGTGATGGACAACTTCACCGAGTACCCCGAGGCGCTTCCGACCTGGCCCCGGGCGCTCCAGGAGGCCGGCTACGAGACGGCCTACGTGGGCAAGTATCACATGGGGGAGGACAACGACGATCGCCGCCCGGGCTTCGATTTCTTCGTCACGCACCGGGGGCAGGGAAAGTACTGGGACACGGAATTCCGGGAGAACGGGGGCGAGCGGCGGGTGCTCCGCGGGTACTACACGCACGTCGTCACGGAACTGGCGGAGCGCTGGATCCGGGGGCGGCGCGGGGACCGGCCGTGGGCGCTCCTTCTGGGCCACAAGGCGCCGCACAGTTTCTACGTGCCGGAGCCCAGGTATGAACGCGCGTTCGACGGCGTGGACGTGCGCTATCCGGAGTCGGCGTTCCGGCTGGACGACAATCCATCCTGGTACCGGGACCGGCTGGACACCTGGCACGGAATGTACGGGCCGCTGTTCGACTTCCGGAAGAAATGGCCGGACCGCAGTCCCGAAGGCGTGGCCGCGTTCGCGGCGATGACGCGCGCCTACTGGGCCACGATCCGCTCGGTGGACGACAGCGTGGGGCGGCTGCTGCGGCTTCTTCAGGAGCGCGGGGAGCTGGACCGCACGATCGTCGTTTTCACCGCCGACAACGGCCTCCTCAACGGCGAGCACGGGATGGTGGACAAGCGCACCATGCACGAGCCGAGCATCCGCGTGCCGCTTCTCGTGCGGTATCCGGGACTGACGCCGCCGTCGCGGCCGAGGATCGTGGACGAGATGGTTCTGACGGTGGATTTCGCTCCGAGCCTTCTGGAGCTCTGCGGCCTGAAGGCGCCGGAGCGGCTCCACGGCCGGAGCTGGGTGCGCCTGGCGCGGGGGGAGAAGGATCCCTCCTGGCGCCGGAGTTTTCTCTACTGCTACAACTACGAGAAACAGTTTCCCTACACGCCCAACATCCGGGGCGTGCGGACGGCGCGGTGGAAGTACGTCCGTTATCCGCGGGGGGACGGCCGCACGGACAGCCATCCGCCGGAGCTTTTCGACCTCGAGCGCGATCCGGAGGAAGTCGTCAACGTGGCGGCCGATCCGCGGCACACCGGGACGATCCGGGAGCTCGAGGCGGAGCTGGCGCGCCTTCTGGCGGAGACGGGGGCGGATCCGGACCGGATGCCTCGGGACGAGGGGATCCGCAAGGAGCTGCCCGATCCGAGGATCCGGTGA
- a CDS encoding DEAD/DEAH box helicase, producing the protein MEYKGITLDPFQERAIEVVNAGESLIVAAPTGAGKTLVAEYAIERCLREGARVLYTAPIKALSNQKFRDFTALYGDRIGIKTGDVTLNPDAQVILMTTEIFRNTIFESPEAFHDVRYVIFDEIHYLDDIERGTVWEESIIFAPEHIRILCLSATVPNLEALARWIRTIRPHIPLHVIVEEKRPVPLRHELFVPGLGLKSMADLKRHEQGDLRSFVQKIDPNLNPNRWRASLIDHLAESRRLPALWFAFNRRECEEFASLVHRPLLSADERRRILAAYDELLARFDLSEDATTDHLRRLLEKGVAYHHAGLLPTLKEVIERVFTTGLLKLLFATETFAVGVNMPARTVVFNSIFKFDGRRMGPIKTREHHQMSGRAGRRGIDEIGYVYSVVEWPHVRAAEIERVLFGPLEPIRSQFNLSYATLLTLWERLGNRIYTAAEKSFANFLALKRGQRVVQNKISQIRKKLTVLRHLGYIRDHKLTPKGQFARQIQGYELQVSELLFRGVLKQLSEEELCVLFHAIVYEAKKGDWARKLEDGRFRWIRRASLGVVEDILRAEDAQEIEDRIKPLEFKLAAAVHAWARGCSWADLESYTGASDGDLVRFFRLALQLLRNTQYALPEGDPLRQKLRGAARRLNRDVVDAERQLRLGTQEPQPQEVPPAAQAEPPAPPAIDTTPEE; encoded by the coding sequence ATGGAGTATAAGGGCATCACCCTGGATCCGTTCCAGGAGCGCGCCATCGAGGTCGTCAACGCCGGCGAGTCCCTCATCGTGGCCGCCCCCACGGGCGCGGGCAAGACCCTCGTGGCCGAGTACGCCATCGAGCGCTGCCTGCGGGAAGGCGCCCGCGTCCTCTACACGGCCCCCATCAAGGCGCTCTCCAACCAGAAGTTCCGCGACTTCACCGCCCTCTACGGCGACCGCATCGGCATCAAGACCGGCGACGTCACGCTCAATCCGGACGCGCAGGTCATCCTCATGACCACGGAGATCTTCCGCAACACGATCTTCGAGTCCCCGGAAGCCTTCCACGACGTCCGCTACGTCATCTTCGACGAGATCCACTACCTCGACGACATCGAGCGCGGCACGGTCTGGGAGGAGTCCATCATCTTCGCGCCCGAGCACATTCGGATCCTGTGTCTGTCGGCCACCGTCCCCAACCTCGAGGCCCTGGCCCGCTGGATCCGCACCATCCGTCCGCACATCCCGCTGCACGTCATCGTCGAGGAGAAACGCCCCGTCCCCCTGCGGCACGAGCTCTTCGTCCCCGGCCTGGGCCTGAAATCCATGGCCGACCTCAAGCGCCACGAGCAGGGAGACCTCCGCTCCTTCGTCCAGAAGATCGACCCGAACCTCAATCCGAACCGCTGGCGCGCCTCCCTCATCGACCACCTGGCCGAATCCCGGCGGCTCCCGGCCCTCTGGTTCGCCTTCAACCGCCGCGAGTGCGAGGAGTTCGCCTCGCTCGTCCACCGGCCGCTTCTTTCGGCCGACGAGCGCCGCCGGATCCTGGCCGCGTACGACGAGCTCCTGGCCCGCTTCGACCTTTCCGAGGACGCCACCACCGACCACCTGCGCCGGCTTCTCGAGAAGGGCGTGGCCTACCACCACGCGGGGCTCCTGCCCACCCTCAAGGAAGTGATCGAGCGCGTCTTCACGACGGGGCTCCTCAAGCTGCTCTTCGCCACGGAGACCTTCGCCGTGGGAGTCAACATGCCGGCCCGCACCGTGGTCTTCAACTCCATCTTCAAGTTCGACGGCCGCCGCATGGGGCCGATCAAGACGCGCGAGCATCACCAGATGTCCGGCCGCGCCGGGCGGCGCGGCATCGACGAAATCGGCTACGTCTACAGCGTCGTCGAGTGGCCCCACGTGCGGGCGGCCGAGATCGAGCGCGTCCTCTTCGGACCCCTCGAACCCATCCGGTCCCAGTTCAATCTGTCCTACGCGACGCTTCTGACCCTCTGGGAGCGCCTGGGCAACCGCATCTACACGGCCGCGGAGAAGTCCTTCGCCAATTTTCTCGCCCTCAAGCGCGGCCAGCGCGTGGTCCAGAACAAGATCTCCCAGATCCGCAAGAAGCTCACCGTCCTGCGCCACCTCGGCTACATCCGCGACCACAAGCTGACGCCCAAGGGGCAGTTCGCCCGCCAGATCCAGGGCTACGAGCTTCAGGTCTCCGAGCTTCTCTTCCGCGGCGTCCTCAAGCAGCTCTCGGAGGAGGAACTGTGCGTTCTCTTTCACGCCATCGTCTACGAGGCCAAGAAGGGAGACTGGGCGCGCAAGCTCGAAGACGGCCGCTTCCGATGGATCCGCCGCGCGTCCCTGGGGGTCGTCGAGGACATCCTGCGGGCCGAGGACGCGCAGGAGATCGAGGACCGGATCAAACCGCTGGAGTTCAAGCTCGCCGCGGCGGTGCACGCCTGGGCGCGCGGATGCTCCTGGGCGGATCTGGAGTCCTACACGGGAGCTTCGGACGGCGACCTCGTGCGCTTTTTCCGGCTGGCGCTCCAGCTGCTGCGCAACACCCAGTACGCGCTCCCCGAGGGGGATCCCCTCCGCCAGAAGCTGCGCGGCGCGGCACGGCGCCTCAACCGGGACGTCGTGGACGCCGAACGCCAGCTCCGTCTGGGAACCCAGGAGCCCCAGCCCCAGGAAGTGCCCCCCGCGGCCCAGGCCGAACCCCCGGCGCCCCCCGCGATCGACACCACCCCCGAGGAGTGA
- a CDS encoding DUF6036 family nucleotidyltransferase, translating into MSRLGRAVRGEARAYLVGGATAVLLGWRESTIDVDLKIVPERDDFFRALPELKEELRLNVELASPDQFIPPLPGWEERSLPLGREGAVEWFHYDLYAQALAKIERGHERDREDVRKMLALGLVEPSRLRELFVRIEPDLIRYPALDPRSFRAKLEEALRRG; encoded by the coding sequence ATGAGCCGCCTCGGCCGGGCGGTGCGCGGCGAGGCGCGGGCCTATCTGGTGGGGGGCGCCACGGCCGTGCTTCTCGGGTGGCGGGAAAGCACGATCGACGTGGACCTCAAGATCGTCCCGGAGCGGGACGACTTCTTCCGGGCGCTCCCGGAGCTTAAAGAGGAACTCCGCCTGAACGTCGAGCTGGCCAGTCCGGATCAGTTCATCCCGCCGCTTCCGGGCTGGGAGGAGCGCAGCCTTCCCCTGGGCCGCGAGGGAGCGGTCGAGTGGTTTCATTACGACCTCTACGCTCAGGCTCTGGCCAAAATCGAGCGCGGGCATGAACGCGACCGGGAGGACGTCCGGAAGATGCTGGCGCTGGGGCTCGTCGAGCCGTCCCGGTTGAGGGAGCTTTTTGTCCGGATCGAGCCGGATCTGATCCGATATCCCGCGCTGGACCCGCGTTCGTTCCGCGCGAAGCTCGAGGAAGCCCTCCGGAGGGGATAG
- the rnc gene encoding ribonuclease III produces METTRPNEEEILRHLEGKIGYRFRDANLAVQALTHSSAKDKDLPCNERLEFLGDAILGQVISEYLFHHFPTYEEGELSTMKSIIVSAKTLSERARELELDRVVILGRGLAEKRTLPRSILCNAFEALVAALYLDGGFDVAREFVLTNLRRKVDEILKDEHEKNYKSLLQDYAQRTMAKIPCYRVTKEVGPDHKKMFEVVVELDGLQYGPAWGVNKKEAEQRAAKLALQQLGLLTVEAEAP; encoded by the coding sequence ATGGAAACGACGCGCCCCAACGAGGAAGAAATTCTCCGGCATCTCGAAGGCAAGATCGGGTACCGCTTCCGGGACGCGAACCTGGCGGTCCAGGCCCTGACGCACTCCTCCGCCAAGGACAAGGACCTTCCCTGCAACGAGCGCCTGGAGTTCCTGGGGGATGCCATTCTGGGGCAGGTGATCAGCGAATACCTCTTTCACCACTTCCCCACCTATGAGGAAGGGGAACTCTCCACGATGAAGTCGATCATCGTCTCGGCCAAGACCCTTTCCGAGCGGGCGCGGGAGCTGGAGCTGGACCGGGTGGTGATCCTGGGCCGCGGGCTGGCGGAGAAGCGGACGCTTCCGCGCTCGATCCTCTGCAACGCGTTCGAGGCGCTCGTGGCGGCGCTCTATCTGGACGGCGGTTTCGACGTGGCCCGGGAGTTCGTCCTGACGAACCTGCGGCGCAAAGTGGACGAGATCCTCAAGGACGAGCACGAGAAGAACTACAAGTCGCTGCTTCAGGACTACGCGCAGCGGACGATGGCGAAGATCCCCTGCTACCGCGTCACCAAGGAAGTCGGGCCCGATCACAAGAAGATGTTCGAGGTCGTCGTCGAGCTCGACGGGCTTCAGTACGGTCCCGCCTGGGGAGTCAACAAGAAGGAAGCCGAGCAGCGCGCGGCGAAACTCGCGCTCCAGCAGCTCGGTCTTCTGACCGTGGAGGCCGAGGCCCCGTAG